TCGACGACAAGCTGAAGCTGAACATCGGGATACTGAACCAGACCAATAATTACACCAGGAACAATAACGGCGGCAATAGCTTCAATGGCTGGATCTACAGGCAAACGATCATCCGTAATCCCACGGAACCGGTGTACAACGAGGACGGCGATTTCTATGAGCAAACAGGGAATTTCGACTATGAGAACCCGCTCGGCCTTTTGTACGAAAGCGACGGGGAATCGAAGAACGTCAACTCACGCATGAACGCCACGCTTACATACCGGCCGATCAGCAACCTGAAACTGTCTGCCCTCTTCTCCTATTCCCGGTTCAACGGAAATAACGGCTATTCGGAAACAAAAAAACATATCTCCACCATCAAAAGCGGCGTAAATGGCTTCGCCTCCGTAAGCTCCAACTTATCGATCGACCGGCTGACGGAATGGACGGCAGAATACTCGAAATCCATAAAGCACCACAATATTGTAATACTGGGTGGTTATGGTTACCAGGAGAACGTTTCCACCAATACTTATACGGATAACCAGGACTTCCCGACCGATCTTTTCGGCTATAACAACATCGGATTGGGAGAAGGGATCAGGAATAGCCTGGCCACTATCAGCAGCGGGAAATCCGAAACAAACCTCATCAGCTTTTTCGGCAGGGTAAATTACAGCTACCAGGACAGGTATCTGCTCATGGCTAGTTTACGGCGGGAAGGGGCCAGTCAGCTCTACGGCGCCAATGACCCCTGGGGTAATTTCTGGGCGGTTTCAGGTGGCTGGAGAATATCGAACGAACCATTCATGCAGGATCAGCATCTGTTTGATGACCTGAAACTGCGCGCAGGATATGGCATTACCGGGAATCCGCCGTTAGCCGGCTTCCTCAGCCAGCCGCTGATAAACTACGGGGATTATGTGTACACCAATGGTCAGTGGACGAGGATACTGGTCCCGGCCACCAACGCCAATCCCTTTATCAGGTGGGAAGAAAAGGCGGAAGCCAATATCGGGCTTGACTTCAGCATGCTGAAAGGCAGAATAAGCGGTAATATAGATGTGTACAACCGCCAGATCAGGGGCCTGCTCTATGAATACCAGGTGCCAAGCCCGCCTAACCTGTACCCCAGAACAACGGCCAATGTCGCCAAAATGGAGAACAGGGGCATAGAGGTCATATTAAACTTCGTACCGGTATCCTCCGGCGATTTTGTATGGAATACCAGCGTTAACTTCTCCACCAATACCAACAAGATCATCAGCCTGTCAAACGAACTGTACCAGGCCACTACGCCGTATTTCACCACAGGATTTGCCGGCATACCGATCCAGACATTTACCAGCATTGCATTTGTCGGGAAGGGGATCGGCGATTTCTACGGGTATAAAGTGATCGACGTGGACGAGAACGGCAAATGGATCTATGAAGGCCGGGACGGGGAACCCGTTAATTATGACGATTTCGCCCATAGTTTTGAAGATAAAAAGGTGATCGGCAACGGCCTTCCCAAATATTATGCGGGATGGAACAACAGCTTTTCCTACAAGCAGTTTGACCTGAGCGTTACCATGAGAGGCGCATTCGGCTACCAGATACTCAATTCCCAGAGAATGTACATGGAAAATCCTGCCATACAGAACTACAACATCCTGAGATCGGCTTACGACCCGGTTTTCGGGAAAACACAGCTGAACGTAAATGCTCTGGAGTTTAACAGCTACTACCTGGAGAACGGGAATTTCTGGAAGGTGGATAACATTACAATAGGGTACAATTTCAAGAACATCAAAAGCAAAAGCATCAAGGGCGCCCGCATCTACGCGTCATCTTTGAACACGTTCACTATCACCAAATACAAAGGGCTGGACCCGGAAGTGAACAGAATGGGCTTAAGTCCGGGTATAGATGATCGCGACAAGTACCCTACTACCCGCTCATTTACTTTAGGTGTGAATCTGAATTTCTAATCCGTAAAAAACAGACGATGAACAAGCTCAAAAAAATCCATCTATATATAGCCGTAGTCACCTCCGTTATTACGGTATCTGCCTGTACAAAGCTGAAAGACCAGCCATATTCCGCTATCATATCCACCGAATTCAATCCCACCCAGGAGGATATCGCGGCATTGGTAGGTGCGGGATATTCGCAATGGCGTTTTGTGCTGCTGGACTGGAATGGCCTGTGGCGCGCCCAGGAAGTTACGGGCGATCAGCTGGTGATCCCCAAGCGCCCCTGGGGATGGTTTGATGATGGTGTTTACCAGCGGTTGCACAAACATACCTGGACTACCGATGATGATGTGGTGAATCAAACCTGGGGCAGAACATACGCAGGCATCACGAACTGCAACAGGATACTCTACCAGATAGAATCCGGCCTGATCCCGATCACCGACGGCAAGGAAGCCACTATCGCGGAGCTGAAAGTGCTCCGGGCTTCCTATTATGCCATATTGTGCGACTTCTACGGGAATGTTCCCATCGTTACGCAGTTTGATCTGCCGGCCGGTTTTCTGCCTGAACAAAATACCCGCCTGGAAGTCTATAATTTCATCGTCAGTGAACTGGTTGAAAACATCCCTTTACTGAACACTGAAAACAACGCGGCCACCTACGGGAAATTCAATAAATGGGCCGGGTTCACGCTGCTGGCCAAAATGTACCTGAACGCCGGCGTTTATACCGGAACACCGGAATGGGCCAAATGTATCGCCGCCTGCGACAGTGTGATCAATTCAGGTGCGGGATATATACTGGAGCCCGCTCAGAAAAATGTATTTGTAACAGAAAATCAAAATTCAAAGGAGATCATTCTGGCTATACCCATGGATGAAGATTATACCAATAACTGGAATGCCTTCGACCTGCATATGCAAACACTGCAGCAGGAGAACCAGGCAACGTACAATCTCAGGAACACGCCTTGGGGAGGCATCTGCGCCATTCCGCAATTCATCAATACATTTGATCAAAGCGATGCACGGTACGAGAACAACTGGATAAAAGGCCAGCAATACACTTCCGCCGGCCAGATGTTATACGTGGCGCAGGGAGACTTCACCGGTGCTCCGCTGGCCTTTGTCAATGAATTGCCGGGGCTTGAAAAGGGAGAATCCGTTCACGGCTTTCGCCTGAACAAATTTGAAATAAAACCGGGTTCCACGAACCGGCTGAGCAATGACTATCCCCTCTTCCGTTATGCGGAGGTGCTGATGATGAAAGCAGAAGCCCTCCTTCGCAACGGCCAACCCGATGCCGCCGCTACCATCGTTACCGAGGTGAGGCAGCGGAACTTTACCTCCGACCCCGCAAAAGCCGTTGTTACCGGCGCGCAGCTGATGATGGGCAGCTCATATGCCTATGGCTTGAAGGACGAGGTAAATAACCAGTTCACCAATGAAGGCGGCGCCGATATTCAATACGGAAGGTTTCTGGATGAGCTGGGATGGGAATTTGACCAGGAAGGGCACCGGCGGACGGATATGATCCGGTTCGGAGCGTTCACTAAAAAATCATGGCTGTCGCATGCAGCCACCAACAATATTAACAGGACCTTGTTCCCGATACCCAGAACAGAAATAGAGAAGAACAGCAACCTGGAACAGAACCAGGGTTATTAAACAAAAACAGATGTTGAACAAAAGCACACTTCCCGTTTTATTACTTTTTTTCTGCTGCCTTACCGCACAGGCACAATCCGCAAAAGACTTCCATACCTGGGCGGCAACACCGCCCATGGGCTGGAACAGCTGGGACTGCTTCGGGCCCACCGTCACGGAAGCAGAAGTGAAAGCCAATGCGGATTACATGGCCGAACATCTGAAAGCCTACGGCTGGAACTATATTGTAGTGGATATCCGCTGGTATGTGCAGAACGATAAAGCGCACGGTTATAATGAAAAGGACCCGGCCTACGTGATCGACGAATACGGCAGGTTCCTGCCTGCCGAAAACCGCTTCCCTTCCGCCGCAGGCGGCAAGGGCTTCAAGCTGCTGGCGGATTACATCCACAGCAAAGGCCTGAAATTCGGCATCCACATCATGCGGGGCATTCCCGTGGAAGCGGTCCGCCGCAACCTGCCGGTGAAAGGCACGGGCGTAACGGCCGGGGACATCTATTCGGAAAAGGACCAATGCCGCTGGCTGAAGGATATGTACACCATCGTTCCCGGCAAAACGGGCGCTCAGGAGTACTACAATTCCCTGTTTGAGCTATACGCCTCCTGGGGCCTCGATTTTGTGAAAGTGGACGATCTGTCCTCCCCCATCTATTTTGAGCAGGAAGTGGAAATGATCCGCAAAGCCATAGACCGTACCGGGCGCAAGATCGTGCTGAGCACCTCGCCCGGTGAAACGCCCATCGCCCATGCAGCGCATGTGCAGCAACACGCCAACATGTGGCGCACGGTAGGCGATTTCTGGGACAACTGGAAGCAGTTGAAGGAACATTTTGCCGTATTCGAGCGCTGGAACAAATGGCGCGCGCCCGGCGCCTATCCAGATGGGGACATGCTCCCGCTCGGCCACATCGGCATCAGGGCGGAAAGAGGGGATCCCCGCATGGCGGCATTCACAAAAGATGAGCATTATACGCTCATGACCCTCTGGTGCATTTTCAAATCACCCCTGATGTTCGGCGGCCACCTGCCGGACAACGATCCGTTCACCCTGTCGTTGCTTACGAACAGGAATGTGCTGAAAGTATTGCATGAAAGCACGAACAATAAACCGCTATTCCGGGATGAGGAGAAAGCAGCGTGGGTAGCAGAAGAACGCGGCACCGGCGCCCGGTACCTGGCGGTTTTTAATCTCGCGGAGCAGCAGGCCCCGGTCCCGGTAGATCTTGAAGCGTTGGGATTTGCATCATCCTGTGAGGTCACGGACCTCTGGTCAGGGAAAGCACTGGGTAAATTTTCAGGAGCGTTTTCTCCGGCCATCAACCCGCACGGAGCTGGTTTGTACAGGATAACGGGCCTTTAGGGCCGGATGTATAAAAAGCCGGTTCAGGCTTTTACCACCCATTCCAGGAAGTTGGGCATCACGCCTGCCCATGTGGCCAGGTCGTGCTTCCCTCCTTCCACCAGGGTGTATTGAATATGTTTGCCCTTTTCATACCCTTTTTCCTCCAGTAATGTCAACAGCTCCTCCGTATCCAGCACAGCATCATTCCGGTCTGATCTTTCATCTTCCGTACCTGCTTCGAAAAAGAACCGGAGATCAGGGTTGAAACGCCCTTCCTTTACCTGGCGGTGCATGATGCGGTGATGATTGTCGTCATTCGAAGAACGCCACCAGAGGGAACCGGAGAACACCCCGGCTTTCCGGAAATGCTGGGGATTGTTCCACACAATATCCAGCGCGGATAAGCCGCCCATCGAAAAACCCGCGAAGGTCTTGTCCGGGAACGACTGGTGGTAGCGCTGCTGCAAAAAAGGCAGCAATTCCCTTACGACAAAACGCGTGTACAGCCCAGCTTTACAGCCTCTGCCCTGGTAATCCACATGCTTTGCCGTACCATACTCCTGCAGCCGCTGCGGCCCGGCATGAATAGCCACCACCCAGAGCGAAGGATGCGTGGTATCCTGCAAATGCTCCAGCATCGCCGGAAACCCGATCTGTTCCAGTTCCTGCCCGTCATTGATCAGCAATAAATGCGGGGTCTCCCGTGTATTCGCCGGCAGATAGACATCGAAGCCTACTTCCCTTTGCAGGAAGAGGGAGTATTGACCAAAGGATTCTTTTCTGGGAAGCATAAGCGGACGGGTTATATTGCTAAGTTAAAAAAAATGCGGATATTCACAACAAACACGCCGCAGGAATAACGTTATCTTTAAAAAACCCGATCCTTTGACAGAAAACTACTATACATGGCATTCTCCTCATACCGGCCGGAATTTTGACATGCTGGTCTTCGGCGACCGCGGCTACCCCCTCATCCTTTTCCCCACCTCCATGGGCAGATATTACGAAAGCAAAGACCGCGGGCTGATCGATGCCATCCGCTGGTTTGTGGAACAGGGCCATGTAAAAGTGTACTGTCCCGATGGCATGGACATCGACAGCTGGTACAACCGCCAGGCGCCCCCGGCAGAACGCGCATTGAACCATTTGTTATACGACGCCGTTATCTTTCATGAGGTACTGCCCCGTGCAGCGGAAGAAACAGGTTTTGAAAGAGTGGCCGTAGCCGGATGCAGTTTCGGCGGCTATCACGCGGCCAACTTCGCTTTCCGGCATCCGGAAAAAGTATCGTACCTCTTTTCCCTGAGCGGGCTGTTCGACATCCGGTCCAGAACAGACGGGCATTACGATGACAACGTCTATTTCAACAATCCTATGGATTTCATGCCGGACAATCCGCATCCGGACCTCTGGAGAATGGGCATTGTACTGGGTGTGGCGGAACGGGATGTCTGCCTCGGGCAGAATGAACAGTTCTCCGGCATCCTCCGGAACAAGCAGATCAGCCACTGGCTTGACATAAGACCGGATACGGTACACGACTGGCCCGTCTGGAAACAGATGTTGCCGCACTACTTGTCGCTGATAAAATGAATTTCATCACCGTAATCAATATTTGACGGATGAAGAAGATCGGTATTTTATTCGGACAGGAAAACTCCTTTCCCCAGGCCTTTACGGAGCGCGTCAACCGCACCTGCGGCCCGGGGCTGACCGCTGAATTTGTAATGATCGACAAAGCCCTGCAGGGAGAACCGGAAGACTACGCCGTGATCATCGACCGTATCTCGCAGGATGTGCCATTCTACCGTGCCTGGCTGAAGAACGCCGCCCTGGAAGGCACCGCGGTGATCAACAACCCTTTCTGGTGGAGCGCGGACGAGAAATATTTCAATAATGCGCTGGCTCAGCATCTTGACATACCGGTGCCCCGGACGGCATTACTGCCCTCCTTCGAACAGCCGCCCGATACCGATGCCCGTTCTTTCCGTAATCTGCGTTATCCGCTGGACTGGGAAGCCATCTTCTCCAGGATCGGGTTCCCGGCCTATATGAAACCCTTTGCCGGTGGCGGATGGAAAAACGTTTACCGGGTACAGGACCGGGAAGAATTCTTCAGGATACACGCAGAAACGCAATTGGAGGTGATGATGCTGCAGGAAGAGATCGTTTTTGAGGAATACTACCGCTGCTACTGCATCGGCGGCAAACACGTCCGCATTATGCCCTACGAGCCGCGTAACCCGCAGGCAGACCGCTACAAGGCCGGTTTCCAGCCCACCAGGGAGCTGATCTCCGCCATGGAACATTCCGTACTGGAGCTCAACCGGGCATTGGGGTACGACTTCAATACCGTGGAGCTGGCCGTCCGCAACGGCGTTCCCTATGCTATCGACTTCTGCAATCCGGCCCCGGATGCGGATGCCGCCTCCGTAGGCGCCGATAATTTCGAATGGGTGACAGACACCCTGGCCGCCTATGCCATCGAACGCGCCAAAACACAGCAGTTCGGGAAAGACAACCTGACCTGGGGCACCTTCATCCGGAAAGCAGCACACCAACATTGACATAAATTTTCCGATCTTCACAAATATGAATTTCTCAGCCTTTACGCTCGGTATCGAAGAAGAATATATGGTGATGGACCCGCAAACGCGGGAACTGCGCTCCCATGAGCAGAAAATCGTAGAGCAGGCGCAGAAAGTGATCAAAGACAAGGTGAAAGCCGAAATGCACCAGGCCGTTGTGGAAGTGGGCACACAGATCTGCAGCAATATACACGAAGCCTATGACGATGTGATGTTGCTGCGCAAGACCATTTTCCAGATAGCCGGTGAACTGGGCTTCAGCGTCGGGGCCGCCGGCACCCATCCTTTCTCCAAATGGGAGAAACAGCTTATTACCGACCATCCCCGGTACTTTGAACTGGTCAACGAAATGCAGGACGCCGCCCGGTCCAATCTCATTTTTGGCCTGCATGTGCATGTAGGCATGGAGAACCGGGAAATGGCGCTGCACATCGCCAACAGCGTCCGTTATTTCCTTCCCCACATCTTCGCCTTGAGCACCAATTCCCCCTTCTGGGAAGGGCGCAACACGGGCTTCAAGTCCTTCCGCACCAAAGTCTTCGATAAATTTCCCCGCACCGGCATCCCGGACTATTTTGCCAGCATCGAGGAATATGACAACTACATCAAACTATTGGTAAAGACCAATTGTATAGACAATGCCAAGAAGGTCTGGTGGGACCTCCGGGTACATCCCTTTTTCAATACCGTGGAATTCCGCATCTGCGATGTACCGCTGACCGTGCAGGAAACCATCACCCTTGCCGCGCTTTTCCAGGCGGTATGCGTGAAGATCTACAAGCTGCGCATGCAGAATCTCAACTTCATTATCTATAACCGCGCGCTGGTCAATGAAAATAAATGGCGCGCTTCGCGGTACGGCATAGACGGGAACCTGATCGATTTCGGGAAGGAAATGGAAGTGAATACCCGCGCCCTTATCTATGAACTGCTGGATTTTGTGGACGATGTGCTGGACGACCTCGGTTCCCGCGCCGCTGCGGTGGGCGGAACAGACAGGATACTGGCCGGAGGCACCGGAGCGGACCTGCAGCTGCAGGTGTTCTCCGAAAAAGAAGACCTCGTGGCCGTGGTCGATTACATACAATCGAGATTCCTGGAACAATGACCGTCCTGCATCATTCCCGATTTCTGGCTAAATTTGCAGGAGATGAAGCCGGTATGTTAAACATCCGGGGCTCCATCCAGCCCGCAAAAATTAAAAATAACGGATGAAAGTAGCTGTGCTAGACATGTACGAAGGCGTACCGAATGAGGGTATGCGCTGTATCCGCGAACTGCTGATGGACTTTGCGGAACAACAGCAGATACCGCTGCAACTGAATGAATTTGATGTACGCCTCCAGCAGCAGGTGCCGGACCTGGGGTATGATGTATATATCTCCACCGGCGGGCCGGGCAGTCCCCTTGAAAGCGCCGGCAATGCCTGGGAAGAAGCCTATTTCGGCTGGCTGAACGATCTGCTGGCCTGGAACCATGTACCGGGCAACCGCAAAAAATACGTCTTCCTCATCTGCCATTCCTTCCAGATCGTCTGCCGCTATTTCGCCGTAGCCAGGGTCTGCAAACGCAGATCTCCCGCATTCGGCGTGTTCCCCGTGCATAAAACGGCCGCCGGAGAAGAGGAACCGCTGTTCAACGGCCTTCCTGACCCTTTTCATATTGTGGACAGCCGCAACTGGCAGGTGCTGCAGCCGGATGAGGAGAAACTGGCCGCCATGGGCGCCAGTGTGCTCGCTATCGAAAAGGAAAGGCCCCATGTGCCACTCGAAAGGGCCACCATGGCCATCCGTTTCAATCCATATATGACCGGCACCCAGTTTCACCCGGAAGCCGATGCCGGGGGGATGCGCAAATACCTGATGGTACCCGCCAAAAAACAACGGGTGATACAGGAACACGGCGAAGAAAAATACCGGAACATGCTGGAACTGCTCACGGAACCGGACAAAATACTGCTGACCCATAATACCCTGTTGCCCAATTTCCTGCAGGACGCCCTGCAGCAGCAATTGCAACAGTACACTTAAACCCGGAACATCATGATCCCTGCAGTCCGCCAACAATATAACCAAACCTTCACCGTTGCAAAATACGGGGCGCTGCAAGCGGCGCTGACGGCGGAAACCGGCATAACGCCCCCATTCCGGGTAGCGGAAACGCCGGTATTCCTCCCTGCCTCGCTATGGCAACAGCTGACGGACGCCGGCGAAGCCATCATCGGGCTGCTGCTGCAACCGGATTTCCTGGAGCTGACGGCCTCCGCGATACCCAAGGGCCGGAGCGTACCGGGAGAAAGCGCCCATTCTTCCTTTGTGATCATCGACTTTGCCATTACCCGCACCGAACATGGCACCCTGGCGCCGCAGTTGATAGAACTGCAGGGCTTTCCCAGCCTGTTCGCATTCCAGGAGCTGCTGGCCCGGCAGTACCGCGCAGCGTTCGACATCCCGGCGGACCTCCGGCACTTCCCCACCGGGCTGGACACCGGAACATATACCGCATTGCTCCAACGCACCATCCTGAACGGACATCCACCGGAATCGGTGATCCTCCTGGAAGTGCTGCCGCAACAGCAGAAAACGCTGATAGACTTTACCGCAACGGAAAAAATGCTCGGCATCCGCACCGTTTGCGTAACGGAACTTATATCCGAAGGCAAGAAACTGTATTATGAGAAGGACGGCCGGAAGATCCGCATCCGCCGCATCTATAACCGCATGATCTTTGAAGAGCTGGAAAAACACAGCGAAGTGGCAGACCTCGCTGACATCTTCCGGCATGAGCTGGATGTGGAATGGGCCCCGCACCCCAACTGGTACTACCGCATCAGCAAATACCTGCTGCCATTGATACACGGCCCGTTCGCGCCACGGGCCTGGTTCCTCCACGAGATCCCCGTGCTGCCGCAGGACCTGGAGAACTATGTGCTCAAACCCCTCTACTCCTTTGCGGGGCAGGGAGTGATCATCGATCCCGCGCAATCGGATATCGATGCCATCGAAGACCCGGAGAACTGGATATTGCAGCAGAAGGTACAATACGCACCCGTGATAGAAACGCCCACCGGTCCCGCCAAATGCGAAGTGCGCCTGATGTACTGCTGGCCCGATGATGCGCCGCTGCCCGTACTCGCGTTTAACCTCGCCCGCATCAGCAAGGGAAAGATGATCGGCGTGGGGTATAATGCGGACCAGGAATGGGTGGGCGGCAGCTGCTGCTTTTATGAAGGATAATACCTAAATCACAGATATGCAACGTCTCAACATCAGTTCAGGCGCCCCCTGGGAAGCCAAAGTAGGATACTCCCGCGCGGTACGGATCGGCAATGTGGTGGAAGTTTCCGGCACTGTTTCCGTGGATGGCGACAAGATCATCGGCATCAATAACGCCTATGAACAAACGAAACATGCGCTTGCGAAGATCGAAGCGGCGCTGGTAAAAGCCGGTGCTTCACTGCATGATGTAGTGCGTACGCGGATGTTCGTCACAGACATTTCAAAATGGGAAGAGATCGGCCGTGCACATGGCGAGTTTTTTCAGGCCATCCGCCCGGCGACCACCATGGTAGAGGTCAGGAGCCTGATAGAGCCTGGTCTGCTGGTGGAAATAGAAGCCACGGCCATCGTAGGGGGCGCAGCGAAATAGCCGCAAGTCTTCTCGTGAAAATGCCGGTATATAAAAAAATGGGCCGCCCATATGTGGACAGCCCAGGTATCTTTCTGCGCTTCAGCGTTTATCCGGGGAACTGTTCTCTCCAGTTCGTCATGCCGCCCACAAGGTTCTTCGTGTTGGTGAAACCCATCGTATCCAGCAACATACAGGCCTGACCGCTGCGGTTGCCGCTTTTGCAATACACGATCAGTTCCTTATCCCGGAATGCTTCCAGTTCATCCACCTGCATGGCCCGGATGTCACCGAGTGGCAGATGGATGCCGCCGATATTAAATTCTTCCCTTTCATGCGGTTCGCGAACATCTACGATATGCAGTTCTTCGCCGCTATCCAGGCGTTTTTTCAGTTCTTCCGCGGTGATATTTTCCATGGTAGTTTGATTTTTTTGATACTATAAAGTTATGAAGCCGGCGCGACTTAAAATAACGGATAAAAGATCATTCTCCGGGAGCAGGTGCCGGTTGCGGCAACCCCGTGCTGTCCCTTACCGGCCTTTCAGCCGACAACCAGAGGTCAATACCCTCCCCGGCGCGGATCAGGTTCAGTTCACCCAGCGTATTCCTGCGAGCGGGCATCTGCTTGAACACAAAAGCGCCCAGGGTGTCCGTCACTCCGCCATCGAACAATACAATGCCGATATTGAGATTGCTGGCAGCCAGCACTTCCCGGGCCTCCATATAGGTCAACCCTACGATCTCCGGCACCGGGTTCTCCATACTGCCTGTTCCGCTGCTCAGCACCAGTGTAATATTACTGCCTTCGGGAATCTCCTTGCCGGCCTTGATAGGCTTGCCATTGAGCAGCTGCTGCAAAACGGTATTGGTCGCAAAATCCGGTTTGTAAATAGTATCCCCCACATTCAGGCGTCGGGCTTTCAGCGTCATTTCCGCACTGCGGAAGGTCAGCCCCTCCAGGTCAGGCATCGGCACCATCGGTGGCACCACTTTATTCACGGTAAGGTAGACGGTCCGGTTCACTTTCACCACATCTCCCCGCTCCGGCGTTTGCTCATATACCAGCAGCGCCTGCATGGTATCGATATACACGGAATCCCGCACTTCCACACCAAACCCAAGGCCTTCCAGTGTTGCAGTAGCCGCTTCGATGGATTTGCCCCTGATGTCAGGCACCGTTACCACTTCTCCGTGGCGGGTGAGAAAACCCAGCGAAAAAAAGAAAAGAAAACCCAGCACCACCGCTAACCCCAGGATTACCAGCACGTTAAACCCAAAAGAACGCCTGGTGACTTTGTCGAATAATTTCATCCGTATAATTTTTGTCTTTCCATCTCCGCGATGGAGCCTTTTGTATAAGGAATAATCAGGTCAGGCATTCTTCAATAAGCATGCCGTAAAACGCCTGCAACGTCATACCCGCTGCCCTCACCTGCTGCGGAACGATGCTGTTCTCGCTCTGGCCGGGCATGGTGTTCACCTCCAGGAAGTACACCTCGCCGGTGCCCTCTTCCAGGATGAAGTCTGCCCGCACAATGCCCCGGCAGTTCAGCCGGTGATAAAGCTCCTTCGCTGCCGTGCGGATCAGCTCCGCCGCTGTTTCCGGTATTTCGGCCGGCGTGATCTCCTGGCTGATGCCCGGCGTGTATTTCGCCTCGAAATCAAAGAAATCTTTCGTGCTGCGGATCTCCGTCAGCGGCAATACATGCATCTCTCCCTGTGCAAAGAAAAGTCCGCAGGTCACTTCCGTACCTTTGATGAACTCTTCGATGAGCACCTGGCTGTCTTCCGCGAAGGCCTTTTGGATCGCGGGCTCCAGTTCCTCCGCCTTCGCTACCTTGCTCATGCCTATGCTGCTGCCCCCTTCGGCGGGCTTTACGAATACCGGCAGGCGGAGCTTTTGCAGGATCTCCGCGGTGTCGTACGGTTTATTGCGGAATATGTGTATGGAGCGGGATACCTTCACCACATCCAGCGCAGCCACTACCTTGTTGCAATAGCTTTTGTTGAACGTCAGCGCGGATGCCACCAGGCCGCAGCTGGTATAGGGGATGTCCAGCATCTCGAAATAGCCCTGCAGGCGCCCGTCTTCTCCCGGCGTGCCGTGTATGCCGATGAAAACCGCGTCAAAAGTGATGTGTTTGCCGGCGATCGTCAGGCTGAAGTCATTCTTGTCCACCTCATATACACCGCCATCCGCGGCCGTATAACGCCAGCCTTCCTTGGTGATCACGATCTTGTACACCGTGTAAAGGGCCGGATCGATATTCTTTTCGATCACGGCGGCGCTCCCCACAGAGATCACATATTCACCGGAATACCCGCCGGCTACCAGGGCAATATTTTTAGTCATAAGAAAAAGATGAAAAATTTAAGGGATAAAAGTAAAAATTAAAACGATAT
This genomic stretch from Chitinophaga sp. XS-30 harbors:
- a CDS encoding TonB-dependent receptor, whose amino-acid sequence is MKKRNWRSHAIQKTMHIGCCIMIMLGTQTSFAAPSAGPAANTGGHFQQIIIKGKVTDENGEALIGVSVGVKGTQTGTSTDANGRYSIAVNDRSAILVFSYLGYKNKEVSVSGNPAIDVVMEMTAENLQEAVVIGYGTQRRADVTSAVASVKAKDFVKGPVLDAGQLLQGKVAGLTVGSPSGNPTDGTQILLRGNTTLFGANANPLVIIDGIPGDLKTVAPEDIESIDVLKDGSSAAIYGVRGSNGVIIITTKRARGGAATSLDYNGYATTQVIARKLDILTAQDYRDQIKAGTRLAAWDAGADTDWLKEATRTPLTQVHNLTIRGGNSTTNYLASANYRALQGIYKKSDNNTFTGRIDVNHSMFDDKLKLNIGILNQTNNYTRNNNGGNSFNGWIYRQTIIRNPTEPVYNEDGDFYEQTGNFDYENPLGLLYESDGESKNVNSRMNATLTYRPISNLKLSALFSYSRFNGNNGYSETKKHISTIKSGVNGFASVSSNLSIDRLTEWTAEYSKSIKHHNIVILGGYGYQENVSTNTYTDNQDFPTDLFGYNNIGLGEGIRNSLATISSGKSETNLISFFGRVNYSYQDRYLLMASLRREGASQLYGANDPWGNFWAVSGGWRISNEPFMQDQHLFDDLKLRAGYGITGNPPLAGFLSQPLINYGDYVYTNGQWTRILVPATNANPFIRWEEKAEANIGLDFSMLKGRISGNIDVYNRQIRGLLYEYQVPSPPNLYPRTTANVAKMENRGIEVILNFVPVSSGDFVWNTSVNFSTNTNKIISLSNELYQATTPYFTTGFAGIPIQTFTSIAFVGKGIGDFYGYKVIDVDENGKWIYEGRDGEPVNYDDFAHSFEDKKVIGNGLPKYYAGWNNSFSYKQFDLSVTMRGAFGYQILNSQRMYMENPAIQNYNILRSAYDPVFGKTQLNVNALEFNSYYLENGNFWKVDNITIGYNFKNIKSKSIKGARIYASSLNTFTITKYKGLDPEVNRMGLSPGIDDRDKYPTTRSFTLGVNLNF
- a CDS encoding RagB/SusD family nutrient uptake outer membrane protein, encoding MNKLKKIHLYIAVVTSVITVSACTKLKDQPYSAIISTEFNPTQEDIAALVGAGYSQWRFVLLDWNGLWRAQEVTGDQLVIPKRPWGWFDDGVYQRLHKHTWTTDDDVVNQTWGRTYAGITNCNRILYQIESGLIPITDGKEATIAELKVLRASYYAILCDFYGNVPIVTQFDLPAGFLPEQNTRLEVYNFIVSELVENIPLLNTENNAATYGKFNKWAGFTLLAKMYLNAGVYTGTPEWAKCIAACDSVINSGAGYILEPAQKNVFVTENQNSKEIILAIPMDEDYTNNWNAFDLHMQTLQQENQATYNLRNTPWGGICAIPQFINTFDQSDARYENNWIKGQQYTSAGQMLYVAQGDFTGAPLAFVNELPGLEKGESVHGFRLNKFEIKPGSTNRLSNDYPLFRYAEVLMMKAEALLRNGQPDAAATIVTEVRQRNFTSDPAKAVVTGAQLMMGSSYAYGLKDEVNNQFTNEGGADIQYGRFLDELGWEFDQEGHRRTDMIRFGAFTKKSWLSHAATNNINRTLFPIPRTEIEKNSNLEQNQGY
- a CDS encoding esterase family protein encodes the protein MLPRKESFGQYSLFLQREVGFDVYLPANTRETPHLLLINDGQELEQIGFPAMLEHLQDTTHPSLWVVAIHAGPQRLQEYGTAKHVDYQGRGCKAGLYTRFVVRELLPFLQQRYHQSFPDKTFAGFSMGGLSALDIVWNNPQHFRKAGVFSGSLWWRSSNDDNHHRIMHRQVKEGRFNPDLRFFFEAGTEDERSDRNDAVLDTEELLTLLEEKGYEKGKHIQYTLVEGGKHDLATWAGVMPNFLEWVVKA
- a CDS encoding glycoside hydrolase family 27 protein: MLNKSTLPVLLLFFCCLTAQAQSAKDFHTWAATPPMGWNSWDCFGPTVTEAEVKANADYMAEHLKAYGWNYIVVDIRWYVQNDKAHGYNEKDPAYVIDEYGRFLPAENRFPSAAGGKGFKLLADYIHSKGLKFGIHIMRGIPVEAVRRNLPVKGTGVTAGDIYSEKDQCRWLKDMYTIVPGKTGAQEYYNSLFELYASWGLDFVKVDDLSSPIYFEQEVEMIRKAIDRTGRKIVLSTSPGETPIAHAAHVQQHANMWRTVGDFWDNWKQLKEHFAVFERWNKWRAPGAYPDGDMLPLGHIGIRAERGDPRMAAFTKDEHYTLMTLWCIFKSPLMFGGHLPDNDPFTLSLLTNRNVLKVLHESTNNKPLFRDEEKAAWVAEERGTGARYLAVFNLAEQQAPVPVDLEALGFASSCEVTDLWSGKALGKFSGAFSPAINPHGAGLYRITGL